The DNA window ATATGTGCTATCCccatttgattttatatataagTTTTTATTTACTGGTCATTTGTCATGAAACAGGACATGAAAAGTGATATGAATCCAATGGTTAGACCTCAAGCTGTTATACCAGATGGATCCTTTGTTGGTGGACATGGTACTGGTTTGTTTTCAAATTGTAGTTTCTATTATTCCCATGCTTACTTTACTAGCTAGATTTCCGATGCGTTGGAAAGCTTACACTTTGGCACCTGTAATGGTAAATACAACCAATCTTAAGATCTTAAGAAATTGCATGCCATTGTTTTCTAACCTAAAGATATATTATAatgttgataaaaaaaatacatgattTTACACTTCCCATTATCTTGAACATACACTCTACTCTTGAGACACATGCTTTATTTCGATACAGAAGATGATTCAAAATTAATGCAATATTTCCATATTGTTTCTGAGCTTTCTAAGGAAACTGATAAATGAATACCTTAACGGCTTAACCCTGATTTGAATTCATTGCCTTCCATTCTTGAAATATTTAATGTTCCCTGCTTTGGTGCATAGTTTCTTTATATGCTGCATGTGTCATTAAAGATATTTCCTCTATCTTCATCTGCATTATATAGTACTAGTACTTATATGATATTGggatttttctttgattttcggTTGACATTTGTTCTCAATTTCAGGTTCAAATCAAGGTTGTAGCAATTTGACTCTGAAGGGATGGCCTCTAGCAGTAAGACTTATTCTCTTTAAAATTAttgttctgctatttaattgttttttcttttgctggtCTGTCTTTACTGGTTCATTGATTTGTCAAACGTAAGGAAAAAATAGCATTTAGTTTCAGCAGTGTCGCATGGTACAGTCTGCGGTACTACACAGTTGGCCTCTGTTATGCCGCAGCAGATATAAGTGATTTGAAATGGAAAATTCCAAGAATGGTTgtgttatgatttttttttagtttattaattaatttgtgcTTCAAATTTCTTGTTTCTATGGAAttaacaaaagaacaagaatataAGCTATCTTTCTAAAGTCAATGTTTCATATATTCACCTAGATAATTTTGTTAGGTGCATTATGTTCATTACACTCCCCAAGCAATCCCACTTTTTGACATTTTAGGGACTGGATCAGCTTCGCTCAGAATTTCTTCAGCAGAATAATTTGATGCAGCCTCCACATTCTCTCAATCATCTTTCAGTGCAGCAGCAACTTATACTTCAGGCACAACAACATGCTGTAGGTTCCCCCTCTGCCACTGATTTTGAGAACAGAAGACTCAGGATGCTTCTTAATAATCCAAATATGGGTCTTGTGAAAGATGGACGACCGAATTCAGCATATGACTCAATTCCTAATGTGTTGGCTGCACAAGTGTGTTCTCCGATGTTGACTCATCCGGATACAGATATGTTCCTTAAGGTTACACCTGCTTATGTAGCTGAATTGGATTAACTTCTCCAGAACTTAAATCTATTCCATCTGGCATTGTGTTTGAGCTTCTGCAAACTACTCACTCTGTTTCATTAAACTGAATTTTGTAGCAACAAATGCAAAACAGCAGTCACCAGCTTCAACAACATCTGCAGCATCCTCCTTCAAACCAGCAGTTGCAGAATCTCCAGCGGCAAGGAAAAATTGGTTCCGGGAGCAATACACAAGATGGGTGCATGTCCACCTTACAAGGAAATGATCAGGTTTTCATTATGCCACCTTTGAGCAATATTAGTGCAGCAACATGTATAATTATTATCTACATTTTTAACTAACTTGTGTGATGTGTTTGCATGCGGGTTAATTTAAGGCTTCCAAAACTCAAGTTGGCCGAAAGCGAAAGCAAGCATCATCTTCTGGTCCTGCCAATAGTTCTGGAACAGCAACCACCACAGGACCATCTACCAGTTCACCTTCAACACCATCTACACAAACGCTCGGAGATGTGCCAAATCTGCAACAGAATGTTCCATCTTCCAAGTCATTGCTTATGTTTGGTACTGATAGCTTGGGATCACTTACATCGGCCCAAAATCAACTGGTTAGAGACCTCTAAATAAATCCTTTGGCCTTTCTAGATaagttttttctctctcttatatcACCAAAGATGGCCTGCAAAACTTATATTCTTTATTTGAGAAAATTTGCTTATATTGTGGCCcctaaataaaacaagaaacatGGGAGTAAATAAAATTAGCATGTACTATTTTCTGAATGTTGTTTCATTGAGCATGTGATTCTTCGTATAAACTACATGATTGGCACGTAATTGAAttcttattactattatttgcAGGCTGATATGGACTGCCTTATTGGTGACGGAACTTtcagtgacaatgttgagtcgCTCTTTTCTGCTGATGATGCAGACCCTAGAGATAAGATTGGCAAAGGTATGATAAATCTGATAGATcaatatcctaatttaataGGTACTCATGAATAAATTTTTTGCATGCTTATATGAAAAGtcctaataatttaaatttgatgcaTTAGAATTCTCATTCAAAGAGACTAAATGTGTTATGGCAAGCACACATAAAGTTGAGTGTTGCCACTTCTCATCAGATGGAAAACTGTTTGCTACTGGTGGCCATGATAAAAAGGTAGGTGCTAGACTGATCTTACGTCAACCATGGAATGACCAAATTTACAGTCAGTGATTGTTGGAAGAAGCTTTTGTTTAATTGCTTTAAATTTGTTAGTATATGGTAAAATCAATTTCTCTGATGATACTTTTCTGCGATGCAGGTATCTTTGTGGTGCACAGAATCGTTTAACCTGAAGTCGACACTAGATGAACATACTCAGTTGATAACCGATGTTCGATTTAGTTCTTCAAGGACATCGCGCCTTGCTACATCCTCAGCTGACAAAACTGTTCGGATTTGGGATACTGAAAATGTAAGTCATAATTTTCATTggtcaaaatcaaattattttttaagtgaaGTTCTATTAACTTAGATTTAGAAATTaagtgtttttattttaatgataaAGTATCTATTGTCAGATTTTTCTTATATCATCAGTTTAGGTGTTTCTTAAATGGCCATTTGTTCTATTTATCTGATTATTTTGATCCATATGCTTTGCAGCCTGGTTATTCTCTTCGAACATTCACAGGACATGGTTCAACTGTGATGTCACTAGACTTTCACCCTAGTAAAGACGACCTTATTTTCTCTTGTGACAATAATGAGATAAGATACTGGAGTATTAAAAACGATGGTTGTGCTGGGGTTTACAAGGTATATAGTCTCAATTCTCAACGTAAATTGTGACGCTGATCCCAGGATATTATTACTGTCTCGCCGAACCATTTTTTTAATCTCCTAATTATCAGGGTGGCGTAACTCAGATGAGATTTCAACCTCGTTTGGGAAGGCTTCTTGCAGCTGCGGTAGATAATCTCATTTCCATTATTGATGTAGAAACCCTCGGTTGCACACTCAAATTACAGGTCAGTTTTGGATTTTGACCTTATTATGAAGATTGCCTTTTGATTTCTTGATTCTGTTTTTATCCATTATTTGTCAGACCTTGTTTGTTCTGGTGCTGATTTCAGGGCCATAATAACCTTGTCCGTTCGGTTTGCTGGAACAGTTCTGGAAAATATCTAGCATCTCTTAGTGATGATCTTGTTAGGGTATGGACAGTTGGATCAAGTAGCAAAGGGGAGTGCATTCATGAACTCAATGCATCCAGGAACAAATTCAACACCTGTGCCTTCCACCCCTTCTATCCTTTTCTGATCATTGGCTGCAATGAAGTAAGTTTGACTTTTTTGTGATTTCTAATGTTATCATTTCCGACTTACTTTTTCGACAAGCTTTTGTGTTGACTGAAATGATGGATACTTGTTTCAGGCAATTGAGCTGTGGGACTTTGTTCAGAACAAGACATTGACACTGGCTGCTCATGAAAAGCTTGTATCATCCTTGGCAGTATCTAGTGTTAATGGTTTGGTTGCTTCAACTAGTCATGACAAGCATTTCAAGATCTGGAACTGAAAATGCAACTTCTTCATTATCAATGGCATTGACAATAACTATAGGgatattttttagtattcaTGAGACCtatatttacaaattttttaatatatattttatatattgtatataCTATATAGGTCATCTTAGTTCCTAACATGCTTGTATAGGTCCTTTTTTGGGAGGGATATTTGCATAGGTAACTTGAGAAATTTTAGATATGTTTTGGATTTTGGCTCAGTCCCTCTTATAGCTCATAGTAGGCATACAATCGGTTTGATGAATTTTCATACTCCTCAACTTTAAAATAGAAACACACTAGGGTTTATACTATGGTGTGGTAATTGGTAAACCTCAGTGCAAATACTGAAATTGAAATAGTGATGATTAATTATAGAagtattttactttctttttttccttgtgTATGTCTCtgttatttttcttaataaagtgcgttttttatttactattgtatattcatattttaaatgaCTGATTTGGTGAGTAATTTTTTGTAtacaaaaaatatgattttggtgatgtgttatttttgtatgttttggtCTTCAATTTGTCCATTTTCCTAAATGTGTTGCGTTTGAGTAAATATCTATAATGATTCTTGAGATTTACGTGATTATTCAATTTATGTGattattcaatttgattttcgagatttcaattttattatataatgatTTTTGAGATTTACGTGATTATCCAATTTGGTTTTTGAAGTTCCAATTTTACTATAATGGTTCATGGACATCTTTTTGGTGATGACTCAGCTATTTTAGGCTGATGTGGCGATCATGTGTCACGCTGGACTATGCAACAGCTAACTTAGCCGGCAAGATTGCAATTTGGACCCAATTTGGTCTCTCTCTTTATTTAACTTTAACATTCATTGGTCCCTCCCAAATCTTGTGAAGGTTaccttcttcctcctcttctttttcatctaaAATTGAAATAGTAAATAATGATGACtacaaataatgaaaaaaataagatagaataATCATTGAATATAATATATACTAGTTAAACTATTACAATCAAGATAAATTTTTGTAACACAAAACATTGAAGGTACAaccaatatattattattatgtatttttttattatactattatttagtatttgtattaaagacaatatataaaattattttacataaattaaatatgttcatgataattatttttaaaaaacattttaaatataaatacaagaaaataaatattttttgtgcaTTGCACGAgtatatatactaattttttaataaaacaaaCAGAAGATATTCACATACGCCTTGTACTTGCTTGGAATATGATATTTCAATTTTTACATACGCCTTGTACTTGTTTGGAATATGATATTTCAACTTTTATAACTGTTCATATCGTGGTCTAAAGACATAACCAGGCCCAAAAAGAATAAAGGTCCACACAAGAGATCATGCTTTCTCTACACCTTCGGGTGCAACAACGGTAGTTTAACtctacttatttgaataagtaagCTAACTCGTAAGATATCTCCCACTTATCTAGAAGGGAGATCTCAACCATAGTTATCAAACTCGGACAGGACTAGCCGGTTTGACCGAAAAATTAGTGAACCGGAACATACACCAATTCGGGTTACATTCTAACCGGACAAGCACCTTCAAAATGTAAAGGAGCCTTCAACCACTAGACCAAGTTTAGTCTTTGTATTATATTGTGCCTTTTTATAAATAAGGTAAATACCAAATCGGTACCCGGAAGATTTTGGTGCTGACAAAATAGtacttaactttttttattgacaaaatagcccttgaaagattttaaaatttgataaaatcacCCATCCGTAAAAAGATGATGTCACAGTGAACGGAAAATGCTGATGTGGCCATCGTAAGAGAGCTCCGATGATGACAGAGAGCTTTAACGACGTTtccgtcttcttcttcttcttcttttttgccaTGGCGAAAGGGGATGCAGCAGCAAGGtgttgccatggtggaggggacacttcttcttcttctttgccacttcttcttctttgacatGGCAGAAGGGGACGCAGCGACGAGGTGCTACCATGGCGGAGGGGACGCAGAAAGGATGCAATGgcatgttgaagaagaagaagcggcgAACACAAGAACGCGGTGAGATACTTCCATGGCGGAAGGGAACGCGAAAGGGGATGCAACGGCATGTTGAAAAGGAAGCGGCGAACATGAAGAACGTGGCGAGGTGCAGCGGCATGCCATGGCAGTCTTTTTCTTCAGCTACCATGGCGAAAGGGCACGCAGCGGTgtgttgagaagaagaagaagaatgtcgCCAGAGCTCTCTACCATCGTCGGAGCTCTCTTCCGACGGCCACATCAGTGTTTTCTGTTTACTGTGACATCATTCTTTCACGGCCGGGtgattttgtcaaattttaaaatcttttagggGCTATTTTGTCAATAATAAAAGTTAGGTACCATTTTTTCAGCGCCGAAATCTTTTGGGTACCAATTTAGTATTTATctctttataaatatattacaaACTATTAGACATATTCTAATTAATAACTTTATGTATTAACTCTTTTAGTCATGTTAATTTAAGatatcttttattcttttgtctttttattCTAATGAGTAGCgttcatattaattttattttttattttatatttactctttcttaaattaattattttttaattatatgtaattattaaaatattaaactttgttaaatatctataaattaaaaaagaaaagtaaaaatttttattaatcataatattttttgttattgataattatatgacatctattaatattattatttttcaacatatatttgaataatgtaatagatactatttaattaatgaattagaaaataaattaatttaatataaaaaaattattatgaaaaaattaaattttatataattatttagttatGATTGGATCTACCGGTTCAACTTGTGAGTCACCGGTTGAACCAGTAACCCAATGACCTAGTAGTTTGACTGGATCGATTGTCGGTTCAGTTCTGATAACTATGATCTCAACAACTTTCCTACAAAAAGAGAACAATTATCCACCATTAAAAGTGGAACTACCCTAAAAGGtggttatcttttttttctacaAATATACTGACACACTCAGGTATATTTAGAACCCAAtctacactacaagaaaaatggtGAATATTGTCGGATTTACCGTCGGAAATTAGCGGCTAATTTACCGGCGAATTTTGGTCGGATACAAGGTAGCTTAGATTTTCCGAAAGTATTTACTGTTGGATTGGGCAATCCGACGCTAATCCCGACTGTGATTAGTGGCGCGAAATATCATTTTGTTGGCGCCACACTTACCGATCGATTTACAGACGATTTTAACCGACGGTAAGTGAATTTAATAAAACACTGCGTTGCACCAATTTACCGTCGGATTAATCTGACGATAAATTCGACGGTAAAGTAGTATTAGATTCAAACAtgaatcttctctctctctctctctctctctctctctagttCCCTCTCTCACTGCTCGTGCTCCAGCGTCGGAGGAGGTGATGCTGGCGTCGCCGTCACCAACCGGAGCTTCTGGTGCCACCGCCGCATCATGTTGTCGTCCTTAGAGTTGTCGGTCACGGTTGGGGAGGTTGGGAATGCCGTCGCTGTTCTTGGTGGCCACTGTCGTCGGTGTCGCCATCACTACTGGTACCATCATTGCTCCAGCATCCTGTAGCTACAATCAAAGATAAGTTtggcatttttttaattttattatgatttttatgtgtgtttaggattttttggtaaatagtttatgaaattattaattaaaatagtgtAATGAAGTTTGTTATTAGGATTTGGTATAGTTTCTTTTTACCGTTTTCCAGATTTTTTGTGACTTTAGGAAATGAAAAAGAAGGCTACCTAGTTCGAATTGAAGTTAGCttggattttctaaaaattttttggtaTCCAGATAAAGAGCTCGGCCCCAACACTTATGGAACAAGCTGACTACGCTCTCCTCAACCTCATTTAAGTAATCCAAATTATACTTAACTATTATGAGGTGTTCTTCCCAGTACAAAGGAGAAAGAGGCTCATCTCTCTCACccagaaagaaaggtcggacacCCTCAACAGAACGgatcttaaaaaataatttttaaagacatGGAAAGAATCATCAAAAATGGCAAAAATCTTCCTCCCATGAACAACTCGAAAGTAGATCCATCCGTGTTTCTTGGAGTTAAAAGGTTTGGTGAggacaaaaagataaaagaagaccTTAAGAGAAGAAAGGATGTCAAGTTCCTGACAAAGAAGTTGATATATTTTCAAGAAACTCCAAGAATTAGGAATTTAGGATGCAGCTGGGAAGGGGCAACATTACAGACCTTAAGGACCTTAGATTCAAAGTCAAAAAACGGAAGGCTAACTTCTAATTTTGTGAAAAAGCAACACATAGATGAAATGATACTCTGACTTATCAAGTCGGGGAAAACAGACCCTTTCTTTAGGATTGACAACTATAATTTCGTATGTTTTCTAATCTTCTCGATTTAAACATAACTTATGATGTCTACGAATGATTTCAAAAAATAACAGGAACGGGAGTAAGTACAAATATATCTACCCAAGTCAGGTCGGATGGGATTTTAGAGGACATGTTGTGAGCCTAGTTCTTACAACCCTTCGTATGCCAAACAAATATACGGATACAAAAATGGTCCCATCTTTAATGGAAAACATGGAACCATTTGGGGGCAATATTAAGTAAAACCCCAC is part of the Arachis duranensis cultivar V14167 chromosome 1, aradu.V14167.gnm2.J7QH, whole genome shotgun sequence genome and encodes:
- the LOC107469529 gene encoding transcriptional corepressor LEUNIG isoform X1, producing MSHANWEADKMLDVYIYDYLMKRQLHASARAFQAEGNVSTDPVAIDAPSGFLFEWWSVFWDIYIARTDQKHSEAAAIYSKTQQSKARELQKHQEQELQNPNQRQQMQMQLYMQRYAQQQEQEQQLQEQRQQQLRAQLVSGSSIRPINNDPSIRQKRATSNAMATRVYEDRLKLPLQRDDLDDVALKQKGSGNVGQLLDPNHASLLKGVAVTTGGQATGQTSLGAPNILQGSLQQVQNQNQHLPGSLDMKSDMNPMVRPQAVIPDGSFVGGHGSNQGCSNLTLKGWPLAGLDQLRSEFLQQNNLMQPPHSLNHLSVQQQLILQAQQHAVGSPSATDFENRRLRMLLNNPNMGLVKDGRPNSAYDSIPNVLAAQVCSPMLTHPDTDMFLKQQMQNSSHQLQQHLQHPPSNQQLQNLQRQGKIGSGSNTQDGCMSTLQGNDQASKTQVGRKRKQASSSGPANSSGTATTTGPSTSSPSTPSTQTLGDVPNLQQNVPSSKSLLMFGTDSLGSLTSAQNQLADMDCLIGDGTFSDNVESLFSADDADPRDKIGKEFSFKETKCVMASTHKVECCHFSSDGKLFATGGHDKKVSLWCTESFNLKSTLDEHTQLITDVRFSSSRTSRLATSSADKTVRIWDTENPGYSLRTFTGHGSTVMSLDFHPSKDDLIFSCDNNEIRYWSIKNDGCAGVYKGGVTQMRFQPRLGRLLAAAVDNLISIIDVETLGCTLKLQGHNNLVRSVCWNSSGKYLASLSDDLVRVWTVGSSSKGECIHELNASRNKFNTCAFHPFYPFLIIGCNEAIELWDFVQNKTLTLAAHEKLVSSLAVSSVNGLVASTSHDKHFKIWN
- the LOC107469529 gene encoding transcriptional corepressor LEUNIG isoform X4 yields the protein MSHANWEADKMLDVYIYDYLMKRQLHASARAFQAEGNVSTDPVAIDAPSGFLFEWWSVFWDIYIARTDQKHSEAAAIYSKTQQSKARELQKHQEQELQNPNQRQQMQMQLYMQRYAQQQEQEQQLQEQRQQQLRAQLVSGSSIRPINNDPSIRQKRATSNAMATRVYEDRLKLPLQRDDLDDVALKQKGSGNVGQLLDPNHASLLKGVAVTTGGQATGQTSLGAPNILQGSLQQVQNQNQHLPGSLDMKSDMNPMVRPQAVIPDGSFVGGHGSNQGCSNLTLKGWPLAGLDQLRSEFLQQNNLMQPPHSLNHLSVQQQLILQAQQHAVGSPSATDFENRRLRMLLNNPNMGLVKDGRPNSAYDSIPNVLAAQVCSPMLTHPDTDMFLKQQMQNSSHQLQQHLQHPPSNQQLQNLQRQGKIGSGSNTQDGCMSTLQGNDQASKTQVGRKRKQASSSGPANSSGTATTTGPSTSSPSTPSTQTLGDVPNLQQNVPSSKSLLMFGTDSLGSLTSAQNQLADMDCLIGDGTFSDNVESLFSADDADPRDKIGKEFSFKETKCVMASTHKVECCHFSSDGKLFATGGHDKKVSLWCTESFNLKSTLDEHTQLITDVRFSSSRTSRLATSSADKTVRIWDTENPGYSLRTFTGHGSTVMSLDFHPSKDDLIFSCDNNEIRYWSIKNDGCAGVYKGGVTQMRFQPRLGRLLAAAVDNLISIIDVETLGCTLKLQFWKISSIS
- the LOC107469529 gene encoding transcriptional corepressor LEUNIG isoform X3, translating into MSHANWEADKMLDVYIYDYLMKRQLHASARAFQAEGNVSTDPVAIDAPSGFLFEWWSVFWDIYIARTDQKHSEAAAIYSKTQQSKARELQKHQEQELQNPNQRQQMQMQLYMQRYAQQQEQEQQLQEQRQQQLRAQLVSGSSIRPINNDPSIRQKRATSNAMATRVYEDRLKLPLQRDDLDDVALKQKGSGNVGQLLDPNHASLLKGVAVTTGGQATGQTSLGAPNILQGSLQQVQNQNQHLPGSLDMKSDMNPMVRPQAVIPDGSFVGGHGSNQGCSNLTLKGWPLAGLDQLRSEFLQQNNLMQPPHSLNHLSVQQQLILQAQQHAVGSPSATDFENRRLRMLLNNPNMGLVKDGRPNSAYDSIPNVLAAQVCSPMLTHPDTDMFLKQQMQNSSHQLQQHLQHPPSNQQLQNLQRQGKIGSGSNTQDGCMSTLQGNDQASKTQVGRKRKQASSSGPANSSGTATTTGPSTSSPSTPSTQTLGDVPNLQQNVPSSKSLLMFGTDSLGSLTSAQNQLADMDCLIGDGTFSDNVESLFSADDADPRDKIGKEFSFKETKCVMASTHKVECCHFSSDGKLFATGGHDKKVSLWCTESFNLKSTLDEHTQLITDVRFSSSRTSRLATSSADKTVRIWDTENPGYSLRTFTGHGSTVMSLDFHPSKDDLIFSCDNNEIRYWSIKNDGCAGVYKGGVTQMRFQPRLGRLLAAAVDNLISIIDVETLGCTLKLQTLFVLVLISGP
- the LOC107469529 gene encoding transcriptional corepressor LEUNIG isoform X2 yields the protein MSHANWEADKMLDVYIYDYLMKRQLHASARAFQAEGNVSTDPVDAPSGFLFEWWSVFWDIYIARTDQKHSEAAAIYSKTQQSKARELQKHQEQELQNPNQRQQMQMQLYMQRYAQQQEQEQQLQEQRQQQLRAQLVSGSSIRPINNDPSIRQKRATSNAMATRVYEDRLKLPLQRDDLDDVALKQKGSGNVGQLLDPNHASLLKGVAVTTGGQATGQTSLGAPNILQGSLQQVQNQNQHLPGSLDMKSDMNPMVRPQAVIPDGSFVGGHGSNQGCSNLTLKGWPLAGLDQLRSEFLQQNNLMQPPHSLNHLSVQQQLILQAQQHAVGSPSATDFENRRLRMLLNNPNMGLVKDGRPNSAYDSIPNVLAAQVCSPMLTHPDTDMFLKQQMQNSSHQLQQHLQHPPSNQQLQNLQRQGKIGSGSNTQDGCMSTLQGNDQASKTQVGRKRKQASSSGPANSSGTATTTGPSTSSPSTPSTQTLGDVPNLQQNVPSSKSLLMFGTDSLGSLTSAQNQLADMDCLIGDGTFSDNVESLFSADDADPRDKIGKEFSFKETKCVMASTHKVECCHFSSDGKLFATGGHDKKVSLWCTESFNLKSTLDEHTQLITDVRFSSSRTSRLATSSADKTVRIWDTENPGYSLRTFTGHGSTVMSLDFHPSKDDLIFSCDNNEIRYWSIKNDGCAGVYKGGVTQMRFQPRLGRLLAAAVDNLISIIDVETLGCTLKLQGHNNLVRSVCWNSSGKYLASLSDDLVRVWTVGSSSKGECIHELNASRNKFNTCAFHPFYPFLIIGCNEAIELWDFVQNKTLTLAAHEKLVSSLAVSSVNGLVASTSHDKHFKIWN